A region of the Pseudarthrobacter oxydans genome:
CGCATCTTCTTTTCCAGTGCTTCGTAGAACATGGACAGCGGGAATTCGTCATCGAGCACCTGGTCGGTGAGGCCGCGCGGCGGCCCCGCCAAGGGCAGCGCTTCCGGCCCCTTGGCCCAAACAGATGCCGGGTGGGGCGTGACGGTGGCGGAGATCAGCTGGTATGCAGCCAGCCAGTGGGCGGTTTTGGGGCGGTCGATGGAGCGCCAGTACAGGTCGTCGATGCGGGCGCCGAGGGCGATGACAGCATTGGCTACTTCATCCCAGTCGATGGTCAGCCGGGTGTCCGTCCAGTGCAGGACGCGCTGCTGGTGCAGCCACGCGAACAGCAGCTGGCCGCCCAGGCCGTCGTAGTTCCGCACGCGGCTGCCGGTGATCGCGAACCGGAAGATGCGGTCAAAGATGATGGCGTACTGCACCAGTTTGGCGTGGCGCCGGGCTTCCGGATCGGCGTCCTCGTCTTTTTCTATCCGCACGGATTCGCGGAACGCGGTCAGGTCGCAGCGCAGTTCTTCAAGGGAGTACAGGAAGAAGGGCATCCGCTGCTTGATCATGAACGGATCGAACGGCAGGTCGCCGCGCATGTGCGTCCGGTCGTGGATCAGGTCCCACATGACAAACGTGGCCTCGGTCAGGTCCTGGTCGGCGAGCATCTCCGCTGCCCCTTCCGGCAGTTCCAGGCAGGTGGTCTCGGCTGCGGCCTTGAGGACGCGGCGGAACCTGGCCGCCTCCCGGTCTGCGAAGATGGCCCCCCAGGTGAAGGTGGGGGTCTTGCTGACAGCGACGGTCTCAGGGAACAGCACGGCGGAATTGGTGTCATAGCCGGCGGTGAAGTCCACGAAGCGGATGGGAACGAACAGCTTGTTCGAGTAGTCTCCCGCCTCAAGGCCGGCAATGAACTCCGGCCAGATCACTTCGACCAGGACTGCCTCCACCAGACGGTTGCTGCTGCCGTTTTGGGTGTACATGGGGAAGACAACCAGGTGCTGCAGGCCGTCCCGGCGCTGTTTTTGGGGCTGGAATGCCAGGAGGGAGGAAAGGAAGTCGGGGGTGGCAAACCCGGCCTGGGCCCACCGCGAGAAGTCGGTGCAGGCAGCTTCCAGGTACGCCGCATCATGCGGGAAGGCTGGGCTGAGGGCACGAAGCGCATCGATGATCTCATTTACCAGGGCAGCAGCCGCTGCGTGGTGTGCGGGATCCGGAATGGAGCCGTCCTGGACCTGGAAGGCCTGGATGGCGGTGGCGGCTGCCTTGAGCCGGAGCCAGTCATTGTTTTCGGCTGAAATCCCGGTGACGGCGGTGGTCAGGGTTTCGGTCATCGTCGGCTGCCTTTCTGGTTGCTTGCTATCTATGGCGAGCGTAGCAAGCAACCAGCAGAGCTAATTGAAAAAGTAGCCAAACATAAGAATTACTTTGGCTCAGAGCCCTTTCCAGTGCCCGGAGCAGGTCTTTCCCTGCGGGATCAGGACTCCTGTTCCGGGCCTTTGACCTGCGGTTCCTCGGCGGGAACCAGCCGGATGGAGATGGAGTTGATGCAGTAGCGCTGGTCGGTGGGGGTCCCGTAGCCCTCGCCTTCAAACACGTGCCCCAGATGGGAGTCGCATGTGGCGCAGCGGACCTCCACCCGGTCCATTCCCAGCGTGCGGTCGTGGATGTAGCGGACGTTTCCTTCGGCAAGCGGGGCCCAGAAGGACGGCCAGCCGCAGTGGGAATCAAACTTTTCGTTGCTGGTGAACAGTTCCGCTCCGCAGGCGCGGCACTGGTACACGCCGGCAGTGTGGGTGTCCCAGTATTCGCCCGTGTACGGACGCTCGGTTCCCGCCTGGCGGAGCACGTGGTATTCCTCCGGCGTGAGCTCCTCGCGCCATTGCGCGTCGGTTTTTTCCACGCCGTTGCCCGGGACGCCGGCCCCGGCCGGACGCGCCTCCGTGGCCGGCGGTTCCGTGGCTTTGTTTCCGAAGATGCTGTTTCCGAAGATGCTCATAGACTTGTCAACGCTTACGAGTCGCCGATAAATCCCGAGCCTGCATACAGGTGGAGTACCGGCACGCCCAGTTGGTCCTGTGCCTTGTTGGCCCAGTCCGTATGGAAGGTGTCAGCGACGGCATGCGGCCGGGTGATCACCACGGCCTGCCCGGCGCCGGTTTCACGGACCTTGGCGACCAGCCCGTTGACGGCCCCGCCATCCACTATTTCCCCGGTGACGCCTGTGCCCAGTCCCTCCAGGGCGGCCAGGGATACGGCCAGGGTCTCCGCTGCCTGTGCCCGCTCCTGCGTGGGATCGGGGGTGTGGGCAGTGAGCTCCCTGAATGCCTTGGCAATGTCCAGCATCGAAAGGTTTTCAAGGAAGTCCACCAGCAGGTGCCGCTCGGTGTTTGCGGGCACGAGCACCACCAGGCGCGTTTCCGCTCCGTCCACCAGGCGCTCGATGTTCAGGCGGTCGTCCGCCCCCAGGGGTTCTTCGGTCAGGATGACGATCGGTTCACTCATGGCCCTAGCCTAGTCCCGGAGCCGGTCCATGCGCAGGGGGCGCCGCACCGGCGACGGGCAGGGGCAGGCCTGACGGTCCGCGGCGAAATGCGGGCTTCGGTGCCCGGGCGGTAAGAATAGTTCCATGGCACCTTTCCAGCGAACCCGCCCCGCCCCCGTTCATGGCCCCGAAACCGGTGGAATGTCGTTGCGGGCAAAATGGGCAATCGGGGGAGCGATCGGCGGGGGCGGCCTGGCCGGACTCCTGGGCGCCGGTTCGTCGGCGCTGGCGGTGTACTTCGCACGCCGGGTCATTACTCCCGCCCGGCAGCGGACGTCGGACCAGGAGATGCTTGCCGTCATCAGGGACGGCCAGGGGCAGCGGGCCATCTTTGCCGCGACTGACGACACCACGGTTGACGGCGTCTACGGATTCTTCTTCGACGGCGGCAAGGGGCACGCACGGATCGGCCGCATCGTCTCCTACTCGCCCGCCGACAGGACCGTGCTGCGCGAGGTTGAGGCGGTATACGCCGGCGATCTTTCCGCGGCGCGCCGCGGCTGGTGGAGCGGGGCCGTCTATCCGGACCCTGCTGCCGCCGGAATTCCCTATGAGGATGTAAGCATCGACGTAGAGCGCGGGCAGGCTCCCGCCTGGCTGGTCCGCGCCGGCGGCACGGCCCGAACCTGGGCGGTGATGGTGCATGGACGCGGCGCCACCCGGCAGGAGGCGCTGCGCGCGGTCGGTCCCGCGCTGGAGCTGGGGCTCACCAGCCTCCTGGTTTCCTACCGGAATGACGGCCTGGCGCCATCCGCCGACGACGGCCGCTACGGCCTGGGCTCCACGGAATGGCGTGACATTGAAGCTGCCATCGAGTACGCGCTGGCCAACGGGGCGGAAGAAATCGTGCTGTTCGGCTGGTCCATGGGAGGCGCCATCTGCCTGCAGACCGCCGACCTGTCCCGCTACCGGCACCTGATCCGGGCCATGGTGCTCGATGCGCCGGTCACCGACTGGGTCAATGTGCTGGCCCACCACGCACAGCTGAACAGGATCCCCTCCCTGGTGGGGCGGTATGGCCAGCTTATGCTGGGGCACCCCCTGGGCAGGCGGCTCACCGGACTGTCCGCGCCCGTGGACCTGAAGGTGATGGACTGGGTGTCCCGCGCAGTTGAGCTGCGGACGCCCACCCTGATCCTCCACAGCGTGGACGACGAATATGTGCCCTACGAGCCTTCGGCCCTGCTTGCGGAGCGGAACCCGGAGATGGTGACCTTCGAGCCCTTCCACCAGGCCCGGCACACCAAGGAATGGAATGTCGACCCCGACCGCTGGGAAGGCCAGGTCAAGGCCTGGCTGCGGCAGCAGCTGGCTCCCAGGCTCAACCCGGGCGCCTTGAGCTCAATGGCTTCCGGGGGCGAGTGAGCTGATGGAGGCCGTGACGGCGTCCGTGAGGCGGACCAGGTCCGCCGGTGCCAGCTCGATGTCCAGCCCGCGCCTGCCACCGGAGACCAGCAGGGTGTCCAGCGCCAGGGCGCTGGCGTCCAGCACAGTGGGGGACGGCAGCCGCTGGCCCAGCGGTGAAATGCCGCCGAGCACGTAGCCGGTGCGCCGTTGGGCCGCCGCGGGATCTGCCATTGCCGCCTTCTTGGCTCCCAGTGCTGCGGCGAACGCCTTCAGGTCAAGGGTTCCGCTGACCGGTACGATTCCCACGGCCAGCCGCCCCTCCACTTCCACCATGAGGGTCTTGAAGACCCTCGATGGATCGACGCCCAGGACCTCGGCCGCTTCCGCACCGTAGCTAGCGGCTGCGGGATCGTGGGTATACGGGTGGAGCACAAAGGGAACCCCGGCCGCGGCCAGAGCCGCTGTTGCCGGGGTTCCCTGTGCTGCGCTCTTGCGTGCCATGGGTGCTTTCCGCCGCGGGTGCTAGGAACGTCCGGCAGTAGCCGCAGCGACCCTGCGCTTGATCCTCCCCAGCATCGCGGTCATGCCCCGCATGCGCAGGGGCGTGATGGCCCTGGTGAGCCCCAGGAGCTCGGGCATGTCGTCCGGAACCGAGAGGATCTCCTCGGCGGACAGCCCGTCCAGGCCCTCATGGAGCACGCCGGCGAAGCCGCGTGTTGTGGGAGCCTCCGCAGGGGCCTTGAAGAACAGCCGCACGGCGGCGCCGGGCCCGCCCTCACTCTCCGTCTCGATGGTCAGGAAGAGCGGAGACTGGCACTCCACGACCTGTTCCAGCAGTTCGGGGTGGTCCTTGAGCCGGTCCGGCAGTTCCGGGAGGCCCTGGGAGAATTCCAGCAGCAACTGGAGCCGCTCGGGTTCAGTGAGGGCCTGGAAGTCATCCACGATTGCCGCCAGGGCGGAAGGCAAGGCTTGAGTAGTCATCAGTCCAAGTCTACGCAATTACGCCGCCGCAGGCCGCGTCAGGCGCCGACGGCGGCAGGGACGGAACCGCGTTCCGCACCCTTGGCGATCGGTACGCGCACGGCGTTGCCCCATTCGGTCCAGGAGCCGTCGTAGTTACGGACGGTGTCGAAGCCGAGGAGGTATTTGAGGGCGAACCAGGTGTGGCTGGAACGTTCGCCGATACGGCAGTAGGCCACGACGTCGTCGCCTGCCTTCAGGCCTGCTTCGCCAAGATAGAGGGCTTCAAGTTCCTCCCGGCTGCGGTAGGTGCCGTCCGCGGCGGCAGCGCGTGCCCACGGGATCGACGCAGCAGTGGGAATGTGGCCGCCGCGCAGGGCGCCTTCTTCCGGGTACGCCGGCATGTGGGTGCGCTGGCCGGTGTATTCCTCGGGGGAGCGGACATCGATGAGCGGCTTGCCGAAGTGCGCAAGGACGTCTTCCTTGAAGGCGCGGATGGGAGCGTCGTTGCGCTCAACAACCGGGTAGTCGGCCCTGCCAGGTGCCGGCTTCTCCGTGGTGAGTTCGCGTCCTTCGGCAATCCACTTGTCCCGGCCGCCGTCGAGGAGCCGCACATCCTCGTGGCCGAAAAGGGTGAAGACCCACAGGGCGTAGGCGGCCCACCAGTTGGACTTGTCTCCGTAGATGACCACGGTGCTGTCACGGGAAATCCCCTTCGACGCCGCCAGTTCCGCGAACGCGGCCCCGTCCACGTAGTCGCGGGTCACTTCGTCATTGAGGTCCGTATGCCAGTCGATCTTTACGGCGCCGGGGATGTGGCCGGTTTCGTACAGGAGCACGTCCTCGTCGGATTCCACTACCACCAGCTCTCCGTTGGCGGCAGCGCCACTTTCCAGGGCGGCAGCAAGCCACTCCGTGGAAACCAGCCGCTCCGGGTGGGCGTAGGCGGCAAACTTCTCATTCTGTTCAACGGGATAGGGCATTTTTCCTGGCCTTTCATTGAGGACACGGGCGGCCTGCTGGACCTGAAGGGGACCTGGTTCCACCCTAGCCAGCGCCCCGGGCCATGTCCGCATTCCGTTAACAGGGCGCAATGTTGCCTTCATCACGCCGGCCGCCACAGGGACCTGCGGCATTAAAAGCCCGGGCGCAATGCCGGTATCCTTTCTGGGGACCACCCACCAGCAGAACGGACCACCTTGGTACAGATCGAACAGCTTGCCGCCCGCACTCCGGCAGTTTCGGTGGATGAACTCCTTAAAGGGTTTTACCCGTCACCGCGATTCGGCCAGGTTTCCTTTGCCAGCTACCGCCCCGATCCCAAGCAGCCCAGCCAGTCCGCCGCCGTGCGGGCGTTGGAGGGCTTTGCCGACGGCGTCGGTTCCAACGGCGGTGGGGGGCTGTTCAAGAAACTGTTCGCGAAGAAGGACGGTTCCCGCGCCGGCATCTACCTTGACGGCGGGTTCGGCGTCGGCAAGACCCACCTTCTGGCCTCGTTGTGGCACGCGGCGCCCGGCCCGAAGGCCTTCGGCACGTTCGTGGAGTACACCAACCTGGTGGGTGCCCTGTCCTTTCGCAAGACCGTTGAGGCGCTCAGCAGCTACAAACTTGTCTGCATCGATGAGTTCGAGCTCGACGATCCGGGCGACACTGTCCTGATGTCCCGGCTGATGCGCGAGCTGGCCGACGCCGGGGTGAAACTGGCAGCCACCTCCAACACGCTGCCAGGATCGCTGGGCGACGGCAGGTTCGCGGCGGTGGACTTCCAGCGCGAGATCCAGGTGCTGGCGGACCAGTTCGACGTCATCCGGATTGACGGGGAAGACTTCCGCCACCGGGGCCTGCCCGCGGCGCCGGCCCCGCTGAAGAACAGCGAACTGTCCTCCCACATGAAGGCGGAGTTCGACGGAAAGACGGTTGCGCAGGACGAGTTCAGCACCCTGATTGCGCACTTGGCCGGGGTGCACCCCAGCCGCTACCGCCAGCTGATCGACGGCATTGACGGGGTGGTGTGGCGCAACGTGCACACCATCACGGAGCAGGCTGTGGCGCTCAGGTTCGTGGTGCTTGCCGACAGGCTGTACGACAAGGACGTGCCCATCCTTGCCAGCGGCGTGCCGTTCGACCAGCTCTTCACCGAGGACATGATGACCGGCGGCTACATGAAGAAGTACTTCCGCGCTGTCTCCCGCCTCACCGCGCTGGCCCGCGAGGGCCAGAACCACGAGCCGTCCTAGGCCTCAGGCGGCTGCCGGCCACCCGCCGTCGTCCTTGAATGCCGGCAGTCCTTAAACGCCAAAGGTGCAGGTGCCGCCTCCCGGCGGCACCTGCACCCCCTTGACGTGCTAGGGCAAGACCCTGGCCAAATCCTTGTTACGGAGTCCTGTCAGCCGGCGGAACCGGGTTGACGGGAGTGACCGGCGGAACCTGCTCAGCGGCAGGTGCCTGGCCCGGGGTTCCGTTCTTGTCAATGAGCTTGGAAGCGCCATTCTGGACTTTGTCGACGTGGCCCGAGTACTTTCCTCCGGTCTTGGTGTCGACGAAATCACCGGCCTTGTTGATGCCGTTCTTGATGGCCTGCTCGTTGCCGCGGATGAGACCCTGAGCCTTGCCCTTTAGGTCGTCAATCAGTCCCACGAGCACCTCCCTTCAATCGCGGAGCCAGGTCGCTCCTCCGCGTTCGATCCTAGCCCCGCGGGGAACACCCAACAAGGAAATCGGGGGCTTTGGCCGTTCGCCCGTAGCGGATGCCGGCTACCGGGCAAGAAAAAAGCAGCTCCGGGGAGCTGCTGCATGTGGGCGATACTGGGATCGAACCAGTGACCTCTTCCGTGTCAGGGAAGCGCGCTACCGCTGCGCCAATCGCCCGGAACCGGAAGCCCGGTCTTATGGGATTTTAGAGTAAGAGAGCGGACGACGAGATTCGAACTCGCGACATCCACCTTGGCAAGGTGGTGCTCTACCAGCTGAGCTACGTCCGCGTATGAAGTGCGTTCCGGCCGGAGCCGTTGCGTACTGCACGAAGCAAGTTTCCTTGCTTGGTGGGCGATACTGGGATCGAACCAGTGACCTCTTCCGTGTCAGGGAAGCGCGCTACCGCTGCGCCAATCGCCCATTGCATCCGGTTCAATTCCGGAAACCATGGTTTTCACCGAGGTGGGTACGGGATTCGAACCCGTGTATACGGCTTTGCAGGCCGCTGCCTCGCCTCTCGGCCAACCCACCGTGTAAGCGTCGGTTCCGGAGAACTTTTGCTGTGACAGTGTCCTGCGAGCGGACGACGAGATTCGAACTCGCGACATCCACCTTGGCAAGGTGGTGCTCTACCAGCTGAGCTACGTCCGCATTTTGGAGGGTTGATTCCTTGCCGTTCCCGGCATTTCCTCGCGTTCCAACGAGTAAAAACAATATAGGAGGTTCAGGGATTCTCCAAATCGCCGCCGCCAGGTGCGCGCGGCGTGACCGTGTTTCCCAGTGCTGGCGCGGAAGCAGGTGAGTTACAGGGGTGTAATTCACGACGGCGGACGGGGACCTTTTGGCTCTTCCCTTGCCCTGTTGCGGGGCCGCAGCAGGGCGGCCCGGGCGGGTCGAGGCCGGCGATTTTTGAATTACGTAAACGTCGGCTAGCATTCAAATGCATCAGGGCGATTGGCGCAGTGGTAGCGCGCTTCGTTCACACCGAAGAGGTCACTGGTTCGAACCCAGTATCGCCCACCGCACAGAGGTCCGTTTCCGCTCGTTCGCAGCGGAAACGGGCCTTTTTGTTTGCGGATCCTGCCTGCAGATTTTGTCGGCCCCCTGTGAAAGAGTTTTTCTATGACAGCTCCACTCCTCGCCCATGCCACCGAATACGGCCGGATGTACGCCCGCTCCACGTCGGAGCAGTTCTCGGTTCCCTCCATCACCACGGTCATCAGCCAGCAGCCGCACGGACTGGACGGCTGGTTCGGGTACATGGGAGCGAGCAGCCTGGCCAAGGATCCGCTGCTGGCGGACTGCCTGGGGAGCCCGGCCAAAATTAAGCAGGCCGTCAACCGTGCGGCCAAGGCTGCCGAAAACTACCGCGATGACGCGGCGAAGCGCGGGGACCGGGTACATAACTATTGCGAGCAGGTGGCGCTTCGTGCGTTGGGGCGTCCCCACGCCATGAAGGAGGCCCGCGAGGCCTTGGCCGCCAACGGGGAAGAGGCCTTCGCTGTCCGGTTCGATGAATGGTGGGAGCTGTTCCGGGTGGAACCCATCGCCCCGGAAATCACCGTCTGGAACAACGCCGTGGGGTACGCCGGCACCCTGGACCTGGTGGCCCGCATCAACGGCCGCGTCTGCCTGATCGATTACAAGACCAAGGGCACCACGCGGGACGGCCTGGTCAAGCCGCTCGATGACAAAGTGGTGATGCAGCTGGTGGCCGGCATGAAGGCCGAAGAAAGCCTGGTGGACCCCGAGGCAGGGACGTGGGAGCCCTGGCAGTACGGTGAAAACCCTGTCCTGCTGGCGGTGGCCATCGGGGAGACGGAGGTCCGTCCCGTGCGCGCCAACCCGGAAGTCCTGAAGCATCACTGGTGGAAGTTCTGCGCCCTGCGGCGGGTCTGGGAGCTGTCCGCGGACACCATCAGCGCCGGCGCGGCGCTGCTTCCCATCGCCCCGCCGCCGCTGGCGCAGGTGCAAACGGCCTAGCAGTTTCTCTGCGCCTAAACTGGATTGGTCCCCTTTGCCGTCAATCGTGAGGAACTACAGCGCATGGCTATCCTGAATATCCGCATCATTGGTGACCCTGTGCTGCGCACAGTTGCCGATCCCGTGACGGAATTCGGGCCGGAGCTGGCCAAGCTGGTCGCGGACATGACCGAAACCATGGAGGACGTGGACGGTGCAGGCCTGGCCGCGCCGCAGGTGGGCGTAAGCCAGCGCGTTTTTACCTACCGCATCGACGGCGTCGAGGGCCACATCATCAATCCTGTGCTGGAAAACAGCGAGGACTACCAGCCCGACCATGTGGAAGGCTGCCTGTCCATCCCCGGCCTCAGCTTTCCGGTGCGGCGTTTCCGCGCCACCCGCGTCACCGGCGTCGACATGCACGGCAACCCTGTCACGGTGGAGGGGGAGGGGCTCCTGGCCCGCTGCTTCCAGCACGAGAACGACCATCTGGACGGCATCCTCTACACGGACCGGCTTGAGGGTGCGGACCGGAAGACCGCCCTGCGGTCCATCCGCAACGCCAACTACGACTCCATCGCCGAACGTACGACGACGAAACGCGCCAGGACTGTCGGGTCCAGTTTCGGCGGCCCCGCCCAAGGCTCCCCGCGGGGCTCGAGCTTCGGCGCCGGGGCAGCCGGCGGCGCAGGGTGAGGGTCCTGTTTGCGGGAACCCCCGCCGTCGCCGTCCCTTCGCTGGATGCGCTCGTAAAAGCCGGCTTCGAGGTTGCTGCTGTCCTGACGCGCCCGGATGCCCCCGTGGGCCGCAAGCGCGTGCTCACGCCGTCCCCCGTCGCTGCGCGCGCGGCTGACCTGGGAATCGAGATCATCCACGCCGCCCGCGTGGACGCGGAGGCAACGGCCAGGATTTCCGGGGTAAACCCTGACGTCGCCGCCATCGTGGCCTACGGCGGACTGGTTCCGCCGGCCGCCCTCGGGATCCCGCGGCACGGCTGGATCAACCTGCACTTTTCCCTGCTGCCGGCCTGGCGCGGCGCGGCCCCGGTACAGCGCGCCATCATGGCAGGGGACGACGTCACCGGAGCGGTGACCTTCCAGCTGGAGGAAGGACTGGATACGGGACCCGTGTTCGGCACCCTCACGGAATCAGTGGGGCCGGAGGACACGGCGGGAGAGCTCCTTGAGCGGCTGTCCCACAGCGGCGCCGTGCTCCTGGCCCAGACATTGTCCGCCATCGAGGCAGGGAAGGCCTTCCCGCAACCCCAGGCGGGCGAGGTTTCCCACGCGCCGAAGTTGACCCTTGAAGATGGCCACCTTCAGTGGAACCATCCGGCGCTGGCGATCGGGCGGCAGGCCCGGGGCGTAACCCCCGAACCCGGTGCGTGGACCTTCCTGGACGGACAGCGCGTCAAGCTGGAACCGGTCCGGCTGCGGCCCGATGTCACCGGCCTTGCCCCCGGGACCCTGTTCCTCGAAGGCAAGAGCGTGCTGGTCGGCACGGGATCGCACGCCGTGGAACTGACCCGCATCCAGCCTGCGGGCAAAAAAATGATGGCCGCTGCCGACTGGGCACGCGGCATGGCTTCCCTTGAAAGTGTGGTGTTCGAATGAGCGCGTCCGGCGGCAATCCAGGCGGAGGCGGCAACGCCGGGCGCGGCGCCGCGGGCGGCGGCCGCGGCAAGGGGGGACCCCGGGACAGCAGCCGGCGGAATGCCCAGGGCCGTGAACGCAACCGCGGTCCGCAGCGCAGCTTCACGGAAAACGCGCCCTCCCAACGGACCCGCCGGGCCGATCCCGCGCGGCTGGTGGCCTTCGAAGTCCTGCGCGCCGTCGCTGCCGAGGACGCCTACGCCAACCTCGTGCTGCCGGCACGGATCCGCCACCACGGGCTGGACAAGCGCGACGCCGGCTTCGCCACCGAACTTACGTACGGTGCCCTGCGGGGCCAAGGCACCTACGACGCCATCCTGACGCGCTGCGTGGACCGCCCGCTTGACCAGCTTGACCCGGCAGTCCTGGACGCGCTGCGAATCGGAACCCACCAGCTGCTGGCCATGCGCGTCCCTGCACACGCCGCCCTCGACCAGACCGTCGGCCTGGCGCGTGCTGTAATCGGAGCAGGGCCCTCAGCGCTCATTAACGCTGTCCTCCGCAAGGTTGCCGCGCGCACCCTTGAGGAGTGGCTGGACGTGCTGGTGGCCGGAGAGACCGACGAAACAAAAATCGCTGCACTCCGCTACGCCCACCCGGAATGGATCGTCCGCGCCATGCGCCAGTCCCTGGTGGCGCATGGCCGGCAGGCCAGCGAAGTGAACGACCTCCTGGAAGCGGACAACGCCGCCCCCGTGGTCAACCTGGTGGCCCTGCCAGGCCTGGGCAACCTGGACGAGGTGCTGGAGAACGGTGCCATTCCGGGCGAGCTCGTCCAGGGTTCTGCCCTTTCCAGCGGCGGTGACCTGGGGCGGTACTCCTCCGTCCGGGAAGGAACCACCCGGGTCCAGGACGTTGGCTCGCAGCTGGTGGCCCGCGCCATGGCTGCCGTTCAACTCGACATGCCGGCAGGCGGGACAGGCGATTCGAAGGCGGAGGCGTGGCTGGACCTCTGCGCCGGCCCCGGCGGAAAGGCAGCCCTGCTGGGCGCCCTGGCCAGGCAGCGGGGCGCAACGCTGCTGGCCAACGAACCCGCTCCCCACCGCGCCAAGCTCGTCAGCCAGGCGCTCTCGGCCGTGCCGCCGGAAACCTGGCAGGTCCGGACCGGAGACGGCCGCGAGGTCGGATCCGAAGCGCCCGAATCATTCGACCGTGTCCTCGTGGACGTCCCCTGCAGCGGCCTCGGCGCATTGCGGCGCCGGCCGGAATCCCGGTGGCGCCGTTCACCCAAGGACCTCGCGGACCTCGGTCCACTGCAGCGCGAGCTGCTGGCCTCCGCCCTGGCAGCAGTTCGTCCGGGGGGAGTGGTGGCCTATGTGACCTGTTCACCGCATCCGGCGGAGACGACGGCCGTCGTGGCTGATGCCCTCCGCAAACGCGATGACCTGGAACTCCTTGACGCCGGAGCGGCGCTGGACGCCGTCAGCCTCCCCGGAAAGCTGGACGCCGGGCATGACTCCACGGCCCAGCTTTGGCCGCATGTCCACGGCACAGACGCCATGTTCCTCGCGCTCATCCATAAGAAGCCCTGACCCGTGAAAGGTTCCCCCGTGACGCAATGCTGCATCAATCCGAGCATCCTCTCGGCCGACTTCG
Encoded here:
- the ybaK gene encoding Cys-tRNA(Pro) deacylase, translated to MARKSAAQGTPATAALAAAGVPFVLHPYTHDPAAASYGAEAAEVLGVDPSRVFKTLMVEVEGRLAVGIVPVSGTLDLKAFAAALGAKKAAMADPAAAQRRTGYVLGGISPLGQRLPSPTVLDASALALDTLLVSGGRRGLDIELAPADLVRLTDAVTASISSLAPGSH
- a CDS encoding DUF6421 family protein, producing MTETLTTAVTGISAENNDWLRLKAAATAIQAFQVQDGSIPDPAHHAAAAALVNEIIDALRALSPAFPHDAAYLEAACTDFSRWAQAGFATPDFLSSLLAFQPQKQRRDGLQHLVVFPMYTQNGSSNRLVEAVLVEVIWPEFIAGLEAGDYSNKLFVPIRFVDFTAGYDTNSAVLFPETVAVSKTPTFTWGAIFADREAARFRRVLKAAAETTCLELPEGAAEMLADQDLTEATFVMWDLIHDRTHMRGDLPFDPFMIKQRMPFFLYSLEELRCDLTAFRESVRIEKDEDADPEARRHAKLVQYAIIFDRIFRFAITGSRVRNYDGLGGQLLFAWLHQQRVLHWTDTRLTIDWDEVANAVIALGARIDDLYWRSIDRPKTAHWLAAYQLISATVTPHPASVWAKGPEALPLAGPPRGLTDQVLDDEFPLSMFYEALEKKMRPVIESTAGITGASAL
- a CDS encoding cytochrome, whose amino-acid sequence is MTAPLLAHATEYGRMYARSTSEQFSVPSITTVISQQPHGLDGWFGYMGASSLAKDPLLADCLGSPAKIKQAVNRAAKAAENYRDDAAKRGDRVHNYCEQVALRALGRPHAMKEAREALAANGEEAFAVRFDEWWELFRVEPIAPEITVWNNAVGYAGTLDLVARINGRVCLIDYKTKGTTRDGLVKPLDDKVVMQLVAGMKAEESLVDPEAGTWEPWQYGENPVLLAVAIGETEVRPVRANPEVLKHHWWKFCALRRVWELSADTISAGAALLPIAPPPLAQVQTA
- a CDS encoding antitoxin; translation: MGLIDDLKGKAQGLIRGNEQAIKNGINKAGDFVDTKTGGKYSGHVDKVQNGASKLIDKNGTPGQAPAAEQVPPVTPVNPVPPADRTP
- a CDS encoding SufE family protein; translation: MTTQALPSALAAIVDDFQALTEPERLQLLLEFSQGLPELPDRLKDHPELLEQVVECQSPLFLTIETESEGGPGAAVRLFFKAPAEAPTTRGFAGVLHEGLDGLSAEEILSVPDDMPELLGLTRAITPLRMRGMTAMLGRIKRRVAAATAGRS
- a CDS encoding sulfurtransferase, whose amino-acid sequence is MPYPVEQNEKFAAYAHPERLVSTEWLAAALESGAAANGELVVVESDEDVLLYETGHIPGAVKIDWHTDLNDEVTRDYVDGAAFAELAASKGISRDSTVVIYGDKSNWWAAYALWVFTLFGHEDVRLLDGGRDKWIAEGRELTTEKPAPGRADYPVVERNDAPIRAFKEDVLAHFGKPLIDVRSPEEYTGQRTHMPAYPEEGALRGGHIPTAASIPWARAAAADGTYRSREELEALYLGEAGLKAGDDVVAYCRIGERSSHTWFALKYLLGFDTVRNYDGSWTEWGNAVRVPIAKGAERGSVPAAVGA
- the def gene encoding peptide deformylase; amino-acid sequence: MAILNIRIIGDPVLRTVADPVTEFGPELAKLVADMTETMEDVDGAGLAAPQVGVSQRVFTYRIDGVEGHIINPVLENSEDYQPDHVEGCLSIPGLSFPVRRFRATRVTGVDMHGNPVTVEGEGLLARCFQHENDHLDGILYTDRLEGADRKTALRSIRNANYDSIAERTTTKRARTVGSSFGGPAQGSPRGSSFGAGAAGGAG
- the zapE gene encoding cell division protein ZapE; this encodes MVQIEQLAARTPAVSVDELLKGFYPSPRFGQVSFASYRPDPKQPSQSAAVRALEGFADGVGSNGGGGLFKKLFAKKDGSRAGIYLDGGFGVGKTHLLASLWHAAPGPKAFGTFVEYTNLVGALSFRKTVEALSSYKLVCIDEFELDDPGDTVLMSRLMRELADAGVKLAATSNTLPGSLGDGRFAAVDFQREIQVLADQFDVIRIDGEDFRHRGLPAAPAPLKNSELSSHMKAEFDGKTVAQDEFSTLIAHLAGVHPSRYRQLIDGIDGVVWRNVHTITEQAVALRFVVLADRLYDKDVPILASGVPFDQLFTEDMMTGGYMKKYFRAVSRLTALAREGQNHEPS
- the msrB gene encoding peptide-methionine (R)-S-oxide reductase MsrB, which gives rise to MSIFGNSIFGNKATEPPATEARPAGAGVPGNGVEKTDAQWREELTPEEYHVLRQAGTERPYTGEYWDTHTAGVYQCRACGAELFTSNEKFDSHCGWPSFWAPLAEGNVRYIHDRTLGMDRVEVRCATCDSHLGHVFEGEGYGTPTDQRYCINSISIRLVPAEEPQVKGPEQES
- a CDS encoding S9 family peptidase — encoded protein: MAPFQRTRPAPVHGPETGGMSLRAKWAIGGAIGGGGLAGLLGAGSSALAVYFARRVITPARQRTSDQEMLAVIRDGQGQRAIFAATDDTTVDGVYGFFFDGGKGHARIGRIVSYSPADRTVLREVEAVYAGDLSAARRGWWSGAVYPDPAAAGIPYEDVSIDVERGQAPAWLVRAGGTARTWAVMVHGRGATRQEALRAVGPALELGLTSLLVSYRNDGLAPSADDGRYGLGSTEWRDIEAAIEYALANGAEEIVLFGWSMGGAICLQTADLSRYRHLIRAMVLDAPVTDWVNVLAHHAQLNRIPSLVGRYGQLMLGHPLGRRLTGLSAPVDLKVMDWVSRAVELRTPTLILHSVDDEYVPYEPSALLAERNPEMVTFEPFHQARHTKEWNVDPDRWEGQVKAWLRQQLAPRLNPGALSSMASGGE